The Silene latifolia isolate original U9 population chromosome X, ASM4854445v1, whole genome shotgun sequence genome contains the following window.
AGTGTTCAGGGTGCTACCCCGTATTATCAGATACGGAACAATAGAGATATTCTATATCTTGGAAGTTCTTCGGATTTCTGCGTGATACCCTAGGGGTTTTTGAAATTCTATGGTGTAGTTCCGGACTCTATCCTTAATCTCTTCAATCGTCAAAGCATAGATTGAAAACAAGAAGGCATTTGGAATTTTTTCAGGTGTTGCACAATTCTCATGTTAATCAAGACTCGAGAGTGTGCCATGCCAACATATAAGATGATCgccaatttatttatttattttattttttcattttttttggttgATTAAGACTCGAGAGTGCGCCATGCCGACATATAAGCAATCTCCTTCGAGTTACTGAAGACACTAATGGATAGACGCTCCTAGATTTGGTTTTTTTATTATTCATAAGAATCATGATTTGTGTCCCTctcttgtttaagagatgagagctcCATCACTGATACGTGATACCTATGGCTATGAGGCTATGACTCTATGAGTATCAATTTTGGTAGGTTGGTGTTGACTCTTAACTGAAGTTAATCTCTTGTTGAGTACTTGAGTTGCATACTTGCATTTGGTCAAATCAAAAAGCTTTTGCCTTCGAAAGTGATTAGTCGTAAATATGCTAGTTTGTCCAGAAAACATGAGAAAAAAGTATTAAGCCAAATAGAGAAGCTAAACAACTTCATTTCTTCAAATCAAACCAAGGATGATGTTCAAAGTcataaacaaataaaacaagCACACATTGAGAATTCAATACAAGTAAGCACTAGCAGAGTAGCACCAACTTCAATCCAACCTTCTCAGCAAGTACGCGACTTGGACCTTCTTGGTCAAGGGCATAATCCAGTCGCCATAGAGATCAGCAACTAAGCTTGGTGTTATTTTGTAAACCGGTTCAGACTCGGCAATTGCATCTGGGTTGACGGGCACCTGCAGTCCAAATGTTTTTGCTTTCGTTTCAACTCGTCTCTTTACAGCATTTTCAACTGCCTCATATGTCAGCAGTTCCATCAGTTTGACCTCGTCCTGCAAAATCGAGGTTTAAAAATAATCTTGTGAGTTACTAGATCATCTCTTTTTGGTAAAATTTTTAAGCATACTGCAGATCAGCAGACGTCAGCTAGACTAGCTAGACAGTGAAGACGGACTTGGGGAGGATATATCGAGATTAAAATTTCAACTACAGAAGTACTTACTTGAGTTGCAATAGCAGCTGTATAAATGTCAGGTGAAGCTCGGAACTTTGCCTCTGCGACATACTTCCCATAATGTATTCTTTTAGAGAGTGTCTACAAGGTAGAGTGAGCATATTAACAACTAATAAAGCACAATGTACTCGGAAAATGAAATCGTCTTGATTTTTCTTTAGAGAATGTGGTTTCTCCCAACACATCTAGTAGAATAGTAAATCCGACTTTTTGAGTCCTACTTGAAACTCAGCTTACTACCATCCTACTGTCAACAAGCGGGGAGCCAACTCTCAAAGCGTAATATAGTTATGAGGGATACCAAAGGCACAAGGCTGACAAGGGCGAAAGAGATGTTAACTAGCAACGGAAGCAAGACACGCACAAAAATAATTAACGGTGGAATAAGCATTTAATATAGAACAGTAAATCCGACTTTTGAGACTACCATCCTACCGTGAACAAGCGGGGAGCCAACTCTCAAAGCGTAATATAGTTATGAGAAATACCAAAGGCACAAGgccaacaagggcaaaggaaaaTTATTAACTAgcaactaaaacaaaacatgcACAAAGATAATTAATGGTGGCACGAGCAACAAATGCTACAAGCAAGAACTGTCTGTAACTGAGTGTCTATGTCCGAAATAGTAGGTACCAATTCAGAAGAAAGATAAATAAAGCTAACGATATAGCAAGGAAATTATAGAACCAATGGATCTGACTCTATTAAAAACGAACTGTTTTTCGCGTCAGACACACACAAGTACCTGTAAGCAGAGTGTGTCACAGACAGCAGCAGATCCACAATTACCATCATCTCCATGCTTCACAAGTCTTGGCAGAATATCATTGAAGTATAAGTCCCAtatttgtttgttgatgtttatcGAATAAGCAGCTGGATGGAGAACCTACAAAGAACATCGACATTAAgccaaaaaaaaagagtaaacGACAAGGTCAGTAGAAGTAGTGTAGAACCATTAAAAACTCCATTAATATCTCCGTCCATAAGAATATGCGTCTATTTCAAAGATTTTGATTGTTGCATTTTCTTCCTTTTGCTTTTCCATTTTGTAAATTGTGATatcaaattttcaaaaaacaaACTTGACAGTGTCCTTTTTTTTTCATATCAGGAAAACATTGACGAAGATCTACTACTGATCTAGTACTTCGCCTTACTAAGCCTTTTCTCTAAACCATTTACTCTTTCACTTTTGACTCTTGAGCATGTGGTATTCAACATATATAATCTACTTTTCTGTTATAATCTTAGCTTCGTGCCTTCGCCATGCAGATTATATTTCGAGTGTGTTATGAAATTGGGCTAAGGGACTTAAATGGTTACTGGACTTCCTGGAATTCGGATCTTTGGCGCAAatttatgatggaataaagcaaaatgactcGCTAATATAGCTGcacttctatttttttttttttttgtgaagtaGTAGTCATCAGATGTAACTCGCTATGCAATATTCATTATGGATTACCCGGAAAcaggttttattttatttttctttgtttttcttttcaaatTACCCATCTCAGAAATTACTTCAACGTATCTGGTTACCGTCTGAGAATTAAACACAACTGAAGCGTCAAAACATTCAACATCAACAAGCATCAATGATCAAACTTCAGGCAACTTAAAAAAATCAGATAGAAATTTCATGAGGAAGGAAGGTGGCATCTCAGTAGCCAAGAAAAGTAATGGAGCCTTAAAATTCAACAACAAACGCTTAGAGCTTAGTGATGGCTTAACAAATCTCGGTAACCAACAGGCATTGGACGATCTACATTATAGCATCCCGGGTCCTTGGACACGGGAAAGTGAAATATTTGTGCTTAAAATATTTAAATTCACAATTTTTGTATATAATTGTAATATTTATTCAATGTCCAGCACTGCCAGATTAGGGGTTTGGTGGGGAAGAAGGGAGTGATCGATAGACAAAAAATTCTTGAGTTATCGACATGCAACAGACCAAAGACTGACTAGGTGAGAGACACCCAAAAAACAGTGAATCTGAAAATCAATTTTGTGCCATTACCTGGGGATACTGTAGAGGTGGCAACAATGGTTCAGGTAACTCATCAGGATAGAAAGGATGTTCATCCGGACTATTATATCGTCCCACCTATTTTGTaaggatgaaaaaaaaaatcaaacgcCAAGCACATCCATCTCATTTTtcttacaaaaaataaaaaaaagataaCAAAATTTACAATACCTGAGCATGAAGATGTTCAGTTTCTTTGAGGATGTACTCAATTAAGGAACCATGAAAGCCATCCAAGGGAAATGCATCAGGGTTATATGTGTCTGCATTGTAGCAGAACTGTGATCTCTCAAGAAGGCCGAATATGATACTGTCTTCTTGTCGTATTAGAGAGTTTCGAATACCATCCAGCGTCAAACTTCTGCTCTCATCGGTTCTTGTTTTTGCTGGATGACTGCATACAGAAGAAAAAATAAGAACATAGAAGTTAAATTCAGATGACACTTGAAATAATACCTTTTTAAGATTACAAAATGAAGGCAGACATCAACGTAGTAAATTGTGATATAACTTTGACTCCTGCATGTCAAGTAAAAGTAGATGAATCTCTAAAATTTTACGGCATGTATGTTCCCTTAAACAAAATAGATGAAAACGCAAAATTGAGAACAATCATTACAGACATTTTCAAATTGTCAGGAACATCTGAATTTTTGCGGAGCTAAATAGCTTAGGATGAGAAAATCCAATGATTTTCAGAGGAAAAGGGTACAAAGGTAAAAATTCAAACCTGAAAAATGCAATCAAATAACGTAAATGAATCACAGCAACTACCAAATTTTGATGAATTGCTATACGCATGAACGGTcataaatttggggaaaattggTGAATTGCTAAAGCATCGCATGTTGGAAATACAAGG
Protein-coding sequences here:
- the LOC141622414 gene encoding chorismate mutase 1, chloroplastic-like; this encodes MEAKLLNSSIQSHFCTFTSNSRKPINFFPHKTSKVCIFGVKSCNYTSINGVQSLKISSSSIAASHPAKTRTDESRSLTLDGIRNSLIRQEDSIIFGLLERSQFCYNADTYNPDAFPLDGFHGSLIEYILKETEHLHAQVGRYNSPDEHPFYPDELPEPLLPPLQYPQVLHPAAYSININKQIWDLYFNDILPRLVKHGDDGNCGSAAVCDTLCLQTLSKRIHYGKYVAEAKFRASPDIYTAAIATQDEVKLMELLTYEAVENAVKRRVETKAKTFGLQVPVNPDAIAESEPVYKITPSLVADLYGDWIMPLTKKVQVAYLLRRLD